A window from Cellulomonas sp. C5510 encodes these proteins:
- a CDS encoding exodeoxyribonuclease III: protein MRLATWNVNSVRTRVDRVVAFLERTGTDVLAMQETKCKDEQFPREAFEAAGYEVVTSGFSQWNGVAIASRVGITDVEHAFAGQPGWGEDPVTEARALGASCGGVRVWSLYVPNGREVGDPHFDYKLRWLAALQQEAGRWIEADPALPVALVGDWNVAPLDTDVWDISLFAGRTHVTPAERDAFAAFAAAGYTEVSREHLPAEHTYTYWDYQQLRFPRNEGMRIDFTWASPALAVRVTGASIERVERKGKAPSDHVPVVLDIVDAA, encoded by the coding sequence ATGCGCCTCGCCACCTGGAACGTGAACTCCGTCCGGACCCGCGTCGACCGCGTCGTCGCGTTCCTGGAGCGCACCGGCACCGACGTGCTGGCGATGCAGGAGACGAAGTGCAAGGACGAGCAGTTCCCCCGCGAGGCGTTCGAGGCCGCCGGGTACGAGGTCGTGACGAGCGGGTTCAGCCAGTGGAACGGCGTCGCGATCGCGTCGCGCGTCGGCATCACGGACGTCGAGCACGCCTTCGCCGGCCAGCCGGGCTGGGGCGAGGACCCGGTCACCGAGGCCCGTGCGCTCGGCGCCAGCTGCGGCGGCGTGCGGGTGTGGAGCCTCTACGTGCCGAACGGGCGCGAGGTGGGCGACCCGCACTTCGACTACAAGCTGCGCTGGCTCGCGGCCCTGCAGCAGGAGGCCGGGCGCTGGATCGAGGCGGACCCCGCGCTGCCGGTGGCGCTCGTCGGCGACTGGAACGTCGCCCCGCTCGACACCGACGTGTGGGACATCTCGCTGTTCGCCGGGCGGACGCACGTCACGCCCGCCGAGCGGGACGCCTTCGCCGCGTTCGCCGCCGCGGGCTACACCGAGGTGTCGCGCGAGCACCTGCCGGCCGAGCACACCTACACGTACTGGGACTACCAGCAGCTCCGGTTCCCGCGGAACGAGGGCATGCGCATCGACTTCACGTGGGCGTCCCCCGCGCTGGCGGTGCGCGTCACCGGCGCCAGCATCGAGCGCGTCGAGCGCAAGGGCAAGGCCCCGTCCGACCACGTGCCCGTGGTGCTGGACATCGTCGACGCGGCGTGA
- a CDS encoding YwiC-like family protein, with amino-acid sequence MTTTERPRAPRRRVPRAWVPNQHGAWAMVVAPPVVGALLAGPHGVHALLLAAWLAAYCAYFALTQWLRSGRRRRYRDPVLGYGAATAVLGLPLVAAQPALLRWAPAFALLLGASLRYAARRADRSYGNDLVTIAAASLMTVVASGLLDRPEGWWPPGADDPRAWAATGLLAAYLVGTVPYVKSMIRERDRPATARLSAGYHAALLAGAVVLAAAGRPGGAAGVALVVVAVGLLARAVHLPRRGRVRPAVVGAGEVVATLAVTAVTLAAV; translated from the coding sequence GTGACGACCACCGAGCGCCCTCGCGCACCCCGCCGCCGGGTGCCGCGCGCCTGGGTCCCGAACCAGCACGGCGCCTGGGCGATGGTCGTCGCCCCGCCGGTGGTCGGCGCCCTGCTGGCCGGCCCCCACGGGGTGCACGCGCTGCTGCTGGCCGCGTGGCTCGCGGCGTACTGCGCGTACTTCGCGCTCACGCAGTGGCTGCGGTCGGGCCGCCGGCGCCGCTACCGGGACCCCGTGCTCGGGTACGGCGCCGCGACCGCGGTGCTGGGCCTGCCGCTCGTCGCCGCCCAGCCCGCGCTGCTGCGCTGGGCACCCGCGTTCGCGCTGCTGCTGGGGGCGAGCCTGCGGTACGCGGCGCGGCGGGCCGACCGGTCGTACGGCAACGACCTCGTGACGATCGCGGCGGCCTCACTGATGACGGTGGTCGCGTCCGGCCTCCTGGACCGGCCGGAGGGCTGGTGGCCGCCCGGGGCGGACGACCCGCGCGCCTGGGCGGCGACCGGCCTGCTCGCGGCCTACCTGGTCGGCACCGTGCCGTACGTGAAGTCGATGATCCGGGAGCGGGACCGGCCGGCGACCGCCCGCCTGTCCGCCGGGTACCACGCGGCGCTGCTCGCGGGCGCGGTCGTGCTGGCGGCGGCCGGCCGGCCGGGGGGCGCCGCCGGGGTCGCGCTCGTGGTCGTCGCCGTCGGGCTGCTCGCCCGCGCGGTGCATCTCCCCCGGCGCGGGCGCGTGCGGCCCGCGGTGGTCGGCGCCGGCGAGGTGGTCGCGACGCTGGCGGTGACGGCCGTGACGCTCGCCGCGGTCTGA
- a CDS encoding HAD-IIA family hydrolase, translating into MTRPIASWLSDMDGVLVHEGVALPGAADFVRALRDGDHRFLVLTNNSIFTPRDLRARLAASGIDLAEESLWTSALATAQFLTDQVPGGSAYVIGEAGLTTALYEAGYTLTSAEPDFVVLGETRTYSFEAITRAIRLVQGGARFIATNPDVTGPSAEGDLPATGAVAAMITAATGRQPYFVGKPNPMMIRSALNRIDAHSETTAMIGDRMDTDVVAGIEAGLRTFLVLTGSTRAEDVGRYPFRPTRVLDSVADLVPRVPEWAVAGI; encoded by the coding sequence GTGACCCGGCCCATCGCGTCCTGGCTGTCCGACATGGACGGCGTGCTGGTGCACGAGGGCGTGGCGCTGCCCGGCGCGGCGGACTTCGTGCGGGCGCTGCGCGACGGCGACCACCGGTTCCTCGTGCTGACGAACAACTCGATCTTCACGCCGCGGGACCTGCGCGCCCGGCTCGCCGCGTCCGGCATCGACCTGGCCGAGGAGTCGCTGTGGACGTCCGCGCTGGCGACGGCGCAGTTCCTCACCGACCAGGTTCCGGGCGGCTCGGCGTACGTCATCGGCGAGGCGGGCCTGACGACCGCCCTGTACGAGGCCGGCTACACGCTGACCTCCGCGGAGCCGGACTTCGTGGTGCTCGGCGAGACCCGCACCTACTCGTTCGAGGCGATCACCCGGGCGATCCGCCTGGTGCAGGGCGGCGCGCGGTTCATCGCGACGAACCCCGACGTCACGGGCCCGAGCGCGGAGGGTGACCTGCCCGCCACCGGCGCGGTCGCGGCCATGATCACCGCCGCCACGGGCCGGCAGCCGTACTTCGTCGGCAAGCCGAACCCGATGATGATCCGCTCCGCGCTCAACCGCATCGACGCGCACTCCGAGACCACCGCGATGATCGGCGACCGCATGGACACCGACGTGGTCGCGGGCATCGAGGCCGGGCTGCGGACGTTCCTGGTGCTCACCGGCTCCACCCGCGCGGAGGACGTGGGCCGCTACCCGTTCCGCCCCACGCGGGTGCTCGACTCGGTCGCGGACCTGGTCCCCCGGGTGCCCGAGTGGGCCGTCGCCGGCATCTGA
- the pyrE gene encoding orotate phosphoribosyltransferase: MSPTPREQLRDLIVELAVVRGAVTLSSGRQADYYVDLRRVTLHHRAAPLVGHVLLDRLEEVGLGTAEVEAVGGLTLGADPVATALLHAAASRGQDLDAFVVRKEAKAHGMQRRIEGPDIAGRPVVVLEDTSTTGASPIAAVEAAREAGADVRGVAVIVDRATGAREKIEGLGVPYHFLFDLSDLGLA; this comes from the coding sequence ATGTCCCCGACCCCGCGCGAGCAGCTGCGCGACCTGATCGTCGAGCTCGCGGTCGTGCGCGGCGCGGTCACGCTGTCCTCCGGCCGCCAGGCCGACTACTACGTCGACCTGCGGCGCGTGACGCTGCACCACCGGGCGGCGCCGCTGGTCGGCCACGTGCTGCTGGACCGGCTGGAGGAGGTCGGGCTGGGCACGGCGGAGGTCGAGGCGGTCGGCGGCCTGACGCTCGGCGCCGACCCGGTCGCCACGGCCCTGCTGCACGCGGCCGCGTCGCGGGGGCAGGACCTCGACGCGTTCGTGGTGCGCAAGGAGGCCAAGGCGCACGGCATGCAGCGTCGCATCGAGGGCCCGGACATCGCGGGTCGCCCGGTGGTCGTGCTCGAGGACACGTCGACGACGGGCGCCTCGCCGATCGCCGCGGTGGAGGCCGCCCGGGAGGCCGGTGCGGACGTCCGCGGCGTCGCGGTGATCGTCGACCGCGCGACCGGCGCCCGCGAGAAGATCGAGGGGCTCGGCGTGCCGTACCACTTCCTGTTCGACCTGTCGGACCTCGGCCTGGCCTGA
- a CDS encoding VTT domain-containing protein — MPVSTALAAMLPALGPQPALLPDWLDAENLISSFGSYALVGIVIVVFIETGLLFPFLPGDSLLFTAGMLVAHQELDFPLWLLCLLLFGAAFLGDQLAYFIGHKAGPRLFSRPDSKIFKQQYIDQTYTYFDRYGGRTIIVARFVPIVRTYAPVAAGVGKMSYRHFVSFNVIGALLWGVGVTLLGYVLGNVAFVKDNIEVLLVLIVLVSVIPIGVEVLRGRRQARRLAATGGRDPRYDEPEERAAVERKVFEQ, encoded by the coding sequence ATGCCTGTGTCGACCGCGCTCGCGGCCATGCTGCCCGCCCTCGGACCCCAGCCCGCCCTGCTGCCGGACTGGCTGGACGCCGAGAACCTGATCTCCTCGTTCGGGTCGTACGCGCTGGTCGGCATCGTCATCGTCGTGTTCATCGAGACGGGGCTGCTGTTCCCGTTCCTGCCGGGCGACTCGCTGCTGTTCACGGCGGGCATGCTCGTCGCGCACCAGGAGCTCGACTTCCCGCTGTGGCTGCTGTGCCTGCTGCTGTTCGGGGCGGCGTTCCTCGGCGACCAGCTCGCGTACTTCATCGGGCACAAGGCCGGCCCGCGGCTGTTCAGCCGGCCGGACTCGAAGATCTTCAAGCAGCAGTACATCGACCAGACGTACACGTACTTCGACAGGTACGGCGGCCGGACCATCATCGTCGCCCGCTTCGTCCCGATCGTGCGCACGTACGCCCCGGTCGCCGCGGGCGTCGGGAAGATGAGCTACCGCCACTTCGTGTCGTTCAACGTCATCGGGGCGCTGCTGTGGGGCGTGGGCGTCACGCTGCTCGGCTACGTGCTCGGCAACGTCGCGTTCGTCAAGGACAACATCGAGGTGCTGCTGGTCCTCATCGTGCTCGTGTCGGTGATCCCGATCGGCGTCGAGGTGCTGCGCGGGCGCCGGCAGGCGCGCCGCCTCGCTGCCACCGGCGGCCGCGACCCCCGCTACGACGAGCCGGAGGAGCGCGCGGCCGTCGAGCGCAAGGTGTTCGAGCAGTGA
- a CDS encoding SDR family oxidoreductase: protein MGTALITGASAGLGLEFAWQLATARHDVVLVARDTERLERLASQLRAAAGVHAEVLTADLTDRADVERVAERLRATERPVGLLVNNAGLGIGQRFVGGDLAREEAALDLMVRAVLVLSHAAAGAMTERGRGAILNVASVAALTAGGTYAAAKAWVRTFTEGLAVELEGTGVTATALCPGLTRTEFHDRAGLRAAETYPEIAWLSADRVVATALADVRRGAVISTPSLRYQVASGLLRAMPRSVVRRLGDVRPDRD, encoded by the coding sequence ATGGGAACCGCACTCATCACCGGCGCGAGCGCCGGACTGGGACTCGAGTTCGCGTGGCAGCTCGCCACCGCCCGGCACGACGTGGTCCTGGTGGCCCGGGACACCGAGCGGCTGGAGCGGCTCGCGTCGCAGCTCCGCGCGGCCGCGGGCGTCCACGCCGAGGTGCTGACGGCCGACCTCACCGACCGCGCGGACGTGGAGCGCGTCGCGGAGCGGCTGCGGGCGACCGAGCGGCCCGTGGGGCTGCTCGTGAACAACGCGGGGCTGGGCATCGGGCAGCGGTTCGTCGGCGGCGACCTGGCGCGCGAGGAGGCGGCGCTCGACCTCATGGTGCGCGCCGTGCTCGTGCTGTCCCACGCCGCCGCGGGGGCGATGACGGAGCGCGGTCGCGGCGCGATCCTCAACGTGGCGTCCGTGGCGGCGCTCACCGCGGGCGGCACGTACGCCGCGGCGAAGGCGTGGGTGCGCACCTTCACGGAGGGCCTGGCCGTCGAGCTCGAGGGCACGGGCGTCACGGCCACGGCGCTGTGCCCCGGCCTGACGCGCACCGAGTTCCACGACCGCGCCGGCCTGCGCGCCGCCGAGACCTACCCGGAGATCGCGTGGCTGTCCGCCGACCGGGTGGTCGCGACCGCGCTCGCGGACGTGCGGCGCGGCGCGGTCATCTCGACGCCGAGCCTGCGCTACCAGGTGGCGTCGGGCCTGCTGCGGGCCATGCCGCGCTCGGTGGTGCGCCGCCTGGGCGACGTCCGGCCGGACCGCGACTGA
- a CDS encoding DUF4190 domain-containing protein: MTTPDPGTPAPGSEPPATPPTPEATGWTPASPYGAPEAPPVAGGWTPGPQDAGPAAGDPYAVGGSGADPYATAPPSAGDPYPGGSYPGTSYPGAPQAADPYAGDPYAGSPYAGAPYGSSPSPVASAPYTATPYAAGPYAQGPYAQAPYPAGPYAAGPYGQPSWVTPVPATDGLAIAALILSCAGFLVGLTAPVGLGMGIAALRRTRRTGAQGRGLAIAAIVVGAVITAFLLAWVVLMVFAFSQFAVDPYGSGY; encoded by the coding sequence ATGACGACGCCCGACCCCGGCACGCCCGCGCCCGGCTCCGAGCCTCCCGCCACGCCCCCGACGCCCGAGGCGACGGGGTGGACGCCCGCCTCTCCGTACGGCGCACCCGAGGCGCCGCCGGTCGCGGGCGGCTGGACGCCCGGGCCGCAGGACGCCGGCCCCGCAGCCGGGGACCCGTACGCGGTCGGGGGCTCCGGCGCCGACCCGTACGCCACGGCCCCGCCGTCCGCGGGCGACCCGTACCCGGGGGGCTCGTACCCGGGCACCTCGTACCCGGGAGCACCGCAGGCGGCTGACCCGTACGCGGGAGACCCGTACGCGGGCTCCCCGTACGCGGGCGCCCCGTACGGCAGCTCGCCGTCCCCGGTCGCGAGCGCCCCCTACACGGCCACCCCCTACGCCGCCGGTCCGTACGCCCAGGGCCCGTACGCCCAGGCCCCGTACCCCGCGGGGCCGTACGCCGCCGGCCCGTACGGCCAGCCGTCCTGGGTCACCCCCGTCCCCGCGACGGACGGGCTGGCGATCGCCGCGCTCATCCTCAGCTGCGCGGGGTTCCTCGTCGGGCTGACGGCCCCGGTGGGCCTCGGCATGGGCATCGCCGCGCTGCGCCGCACCCGCCGCACGGGCGCGCAGGGCCGCGGGCTCGCGATCGCGGCGATCGTCGTGGGTGCGGTCATCACGGCGTTCCTGCTCGCGTGGGTGGTGCTCATGGTGTTCGCGTTCTCGCAGTTCGCCGTCGACCCGTACGGCTCCGGCTACTGA